One Glycine max cultivar Williams 82 chromosome 4, Glycine_max_v4.0, whole genome shotgun sequence DNA segment encodes these proteins:
- the LOC100812725 gene encoding probable serine/threonine-protein kinase PIX13, with the protein MGNCFRKTAADDNKIHKNEYKTPTTNNPRPSPPERLVKETVEERGERPQNNSVPKLIKYTLDELRSATRNFRPDTVLGEGGFGRVFKGWIDKNTFKPSRVGVGIPVAVKKSNPDSLQGLEEWQSEVQLLGKFSHPNLVKLIGYCWEESQFLLVYEYMQKGSLESHLFRRGPKPLSWDIRLKIAIGAARGLAFLHTSEKSVIYRDFKSSNILLDGDFNAKLSDFGLAKFGPVNGKSHVTTRIMGTYGYAAPEYMATGHLYIKSDVYGFGVVLLEMLTGRAALDTNQPTGMQNLVECTMSSLHAKKRLKEVMDPNMEEQYSLRAAFQIAQLILKCLESKPKKRPSMEEVLETLEKVEAIKYKPKVKKRSAVR; encoded by the exons ATGGGAAACTGTTTCAGAAAGACAGCAGCTGATGACAACAAGATTCACAAGAATGAGTATAAGACTCCCACCACCAATAATCCACGCCCTTCTCCCCCAG AGAGATTGGTGAAGGAAACAGTGGAAGAAAGAGGTGAGCGTCCACAAAACAACAGCGTTCCAAAGCTTATAAAGTACACGTTGGATGAGTTGAGAAGTGCGACCAGAAACTTCAGACCAGACACGGTCCTAGGCGAGGGTGGTTTTGGACGTGTTTTCAAAGGGTGGATTGATAAGAACACCTTCAAGCCCTCAAGAGTTGGTGTTGGAATCCCCGTGGCTGTGAAGAAGTCTAACCCCGATAGCCTCCAGGGTCTAGAAGAATGGCAG AGTGAAGTGCAACTTTTGGGGAAATTCTCTCATCCAAACCTGGTTAAACTAATTGGCTATTGCTGGGAGGAAAGTCAATTCCTGCTCGTATACGAATACATGCAAAAGGGCAGCCTCGAAAGCCACCTCTTTAGAA GAGGCCCAAAACCACTTTCATGGGATATAAGACTCAAGATAGCCATAGGAGCTGCCAGAGGTCTAGCTTTCTTGCATACATCGGAAAAGTCTGTCATCTATAGAGACTTCAAGTCTTCCAACATTTTGCTTGATGGG GATTTTAATGCAAAACTATCGGACTTTGGATTGGCAAAGTTTGGCCCTGTCAACGGAAAATCCCACGTAACCACGCGGATCATGGGCACGTATGGTTACGCGGCCCCTGAATACATGGCCACAG GCCATCTGTATATTAAAAGCGATGTATATGGATTTGGCGTTGTTCTGCTAGAAATGCTAACAGGTAGAGCAGCTCTAGACACAAATCAGCCAACGGGTATGCAGAATTTGGTAGAGTGCACTATGTCATCTCTACATGCCAAAAAGAGACTGAAAGAGGTAATGGATCCAAACATGGAGGAACAATATTCATTAAGGGCAGCATTTCAAATAGCGCAacttattttgaaatgtttagaATCTAAGCCAAAGAAACGACCGTCTATGGAGGAGGTTTTGGAAACCTTAGAAAAAGTTGAAGCCATAAAATACAAACCCAAAGTGAAGAAAAGAAGTGCGGTTCGTTAG
- the LOC100813262 gene encoding NPC intracellular cholesterol transporter 1: MDLRLGFFRSLSCLQFFLILSLVEANNFSTRLLLTSNANTTGERHSEDYCAMYDICGTRSDGKVVNCPYGSPAVKPDDLLSSKIQSLCPTITGNVCCTEAQFETLRTQVQQAIPFLVGCPACLRNFLNLFCELTCSPNQSLFINVTSVDNVGGNLTVGGIDYFVTDAFGEGLYESCKEVKFGTMNSRALQFIGAGAQNYKDWFSFIGRKAAPHGLGSPYAITFWPNATASSDMKPMNVSTYSCGDISLGCSCGDCPSSSVCSNSASTTTNKKDSCSVKVGTLMVKCVDLSLAVLYIILICVFLGWGLYHRIRERKPTYRTKSVSNVISDGALYSHNREKDENLPMQIHMMEDAQQNRNRVRLSAVQGYMTNFYRKYGSYVARHPIMVLASSLAIVLLLCLGLIRFKVETRPEKLWVGPGSKAAQEKQFFDTHLAPFYRIEQLILATVPDHVNSTSTRIVSEDNIRFLFEIQKKVDAIRANYSGLTVSLQDICMKPLDKDCATQSVLQYFKMDLKNFDDYGGIEHLNYCFEHYSSADHCMSAFKAPLDPSTVLGGFSGNDYSEASAFIVTYPINNAINEEGNGTRKAVAWEKTFIQLVKDELLPMVQSRNLTLAFSSESSVEEELKRESTADAITILVSYLVMFAYISLTLGDTLHPSSFYISSKVMLGLSGVILVMLSVIGSVGFFSVLGIKSTLIIMEVIPFLVLAVGVDNMCILVHAVKRQKLELPLEGRISNALVEVGPSITLASVSEVLAFAVGSFISMPAIRVFSMFAALAVLLDFLLQVTAFVALIVLDSLRAEDKRVDCFPCIKVHADPDIGTGRRKPGLLARYMKEVHAPILSIWGVKIVVIAIFVGFALASIALSTRIEPGLEQEIVLPRDSYLQGYFNNVSEYLRIGPPVYFVVKNYNYSSESTHTNQLCSISHCNSDSLLNEIARAALVPDTSYIAKPAASWLDDFLVWVSPEAFGCCRKFTNGSYCPPDDQPPCCAPGESSCVSVGTCKDCTTCFRHSDLHNDRPSTTQFREKLPWFLSSLPSADCAKGGHGAYTSSVELKGYDNGIIKASSFRTYHTPLNKQIDYVNSMRAAREFSSRVSDSLKIEIFPYSVFYMFFEQYLHIWKTALVNLAIAIGAVFIVCLVITSSLWSSSIILLVLAMIVVDLMGVMAILNIQLNALSVVNLVMSVGIAVEFCVHMTHSFTVASGDRDQRAKEALGTMGASVFSGITLTKLVGVIVLCFSRTEVFVIYYFRMYLSLVLLGFLHGLVFLPVVLSIFGPPSRCSIIEQEEDRSSTSS; the protein is encoded by the exons ATGGACcttcggctagggtttttccgTTCATTATCTTGCTTACAG ttttttctaattttatctttggtAGAAGCAAACAATTTCTCAACAAGGCTTCTTTTGACTTCCAATGCCAACACAACGGG GGAAAGGCATTCCGAGGATTATTGTGCAATGTATGACATTTGTGGAACGCGCAGTGATGGTAAAGTAGTGAACTGTCCATATGGTTCCCCGGCTGTGAAG CCAGATGATTTGCTTTCATCAAAGATCCAAAGTTTGTGTCCAACAATTACTGGGAACGTTTGTTGTACAGAAGCTCAGTTTGAAACATTAAGGACGCAAGTCCAACAG GCAATTCCTTTTCTTGTAGGTTGTCCAGCATGCTTAAGAAACTTTTTGAATCTGTTCTGTGAGCTTACATGTTCTCCAAATCAGAGTTTATTTATCAATGTGACTTCAGTTGACAAT GTTGGTGGTAATTTGACAGTGGGTGGGATTGATTATTTTGTAACTGATGCTTTTGGTGAAGGGTTATATGAATCCTGCAAGGAGGTAAAGTTTGGCACTATGAATTCTCGAGCTCTACAATTTATTGGTGCCGgtgctcaaaattataaag ACTGGTTTTCTTTTATTGGTAGAAAAGCTGCCCCTCATGGTCTTGGTTCACCTTATGCAATTACATTCTGGCCAAATGCAACCGCATCATCTGACATGAAACCTATGAATGTTTCAACTTATTCATGTGGTGATATTTCTCTTGGCTGTTCTTGTGGTGACTGTCCTTCGTCTTCAGTATGCTCTAATTCAGCTTCAACTACCACCAATAAGAAGGATTCCTGCTCAGTGAAAGTTGGGACTTTAATG GTGAAGTGTGTTGACTTGAGTTTAGCAGTCTTATACATTATATTGATTTGCGTGTTCTTGGGTTGGGGGTTGTATCATCGGATAAGGGAAAGAAAACCGACGTACAGAACAAAATCAGTGTCCAATGTCATTAGTGATGGTGCGCTGTATTCTCATAATAGGGAGAAGGATGAGAACCTCCCAATGCAGATTCAT ATGATGGAAGATGCTCAACAAAACAGAAATAGAGTTCGGCTCTCGGCTGTACAAGGATATATGACAAATTTTTACAG GAAATATGGATCATATGTAGCTAGACATCCAATTATGGTGCTGGCTTCATCCCTGGCTATAGTTCTTCTCCTCTGTCTAGGTCTAATCCGATTCAAGGTTGAGACACGACCTGAGAAG CTCTGGGTAGGACCTGGGAGTAAAGCAGCACAAGAGAAGCAGTTTTTTGACACTCATCTTGCTCCATTTTACAGAATTGAACAG CTCATTCTGGCCACTGTTCCAGATCATGTAAATAGTACATCAACAAGAATTGTGTCAGAGGACAACATTAGGTTTCTGTTtgaaatacagaaaaag GTTGATGCAATTCGTGCTAATTATTCTGGCTTGACGGTATCTCTCCAAGACATCTGTATGAAGCCACTAGACAAAGATTGTGCCACTCAAAGTGTCCTTCAG TACTTCAAAATGGATCTAAAAAATTTTGATGATTATGGGGGCATAGAGCATCTCAATTACTGTTTTGAG CATTATTCCTCAGCAGACCATTGTATGAGTGCATTTAAAGCTCCTCTGGATCCAAGCACTGTATTAGGAGGTTTTTCTGGGAATGATTATTCTGAG GCATCTGCGTTCATCGTAACATATCCAATAAATAATGCTATTAATGAAGAAGGTAATGGAACCAGAAAGGCAGTTGCTTGGGAGAAGACCTTTATTCAGTTGGTGAAG GATGAGCTGTTACCGATGGTACAATCAAGAAATTTGACACTGGCTTTTTCATCTGAAAGCTCTGTTGAGGAAGAATTGAAAAGAGAAAGTACTGCAGATGCTATTACGATATTG GTTAGCTATCTTGTGATGTTTGCTTACATATCTCTTACTTTAGGGGATACCCTCCACCCTTCGTCTTTCTATATTTCATCTAAG GTGATGCTTGGTCTTTCAGGAGTAATTCTTGTTATGCTGTCTGTCATTGGATCAGTTGGATTTTTTAGTGTGCTTGGTATAAAATCTACTCTGATCATCATGGAAGTTATCCCATTTCTTGTCCTAGCT GTTGGGGTGGATAATATGTGTATACTAGTTCATGCTGTAAAAAGACAAAAGCTGGAGTTGCCCTTAGAAGGACGAATAAGCAATGCACTTGTTGAAGTTGGACCATCAATAACATTGGCCAGTGTATCAGAGGTTTTAGCATTTGCAGTTGGGAGTTTTATTTCCATGCCTGCAATTCGTGTGTTCTCCATGTTTGCTG CATTGGCTGTTCTTTTGGACTTCCTCCTGCAAGTTACCGCTTTTGTAGCTCTGATAGTTCTTGACTCCTTACGGGCAGAGGATAAGAGAGTTGATTGTTTTCCATGCATAAAAGTACATGCGGACCCTGATATAG GAACTGGACGAAGAAAACCTGGTTTATTGGCTCGATACATGAAG GAGGTTCATGCTCCCATTCTGAGTATTTGGGGAGTAAAAATAGTTGTCATAGCTATTTTTGTGGGATTTGCATTGGCTAGCATT GCATTGAGCACTAGAATTGAACCTGGTTTAGAACAAGAGATTGTTCTTCCTCGAGATTCATATCTTCAG GGTTATTTCAATAATGTTTCAGAATATCTCAGAATTGGACCTCCTGTGTATTTTGTTGTGAAAAACTATAACTACAG CTCAGAATCAACGCATACAAATCAGCTTTGCTCCATTAGCCATTGCAATTCAGACTCTCTTTTAAATGAG ATTGCTAGAGCGGCCCTTGTACCAGACACAAGTTATATTGCCAAGCCAGCTGCCTCATGGCTTGATGATTTTCTTGTGTGGGTGTCTCCAGAAGCATTTGGGTGCTGCAGGAAGTTTACAAATGGGAGTTATTGCCCTCCTGATGATCAG CCTCCTTGCTGTGCTCCTGGGGAAAGCTCTTGTGTTTCAGTAGGAACATGTAAAGATTGCACAACG tgttTCCGTCACTCAGATCTCCATAATGATCGTCCATCTACAACACAATTTAGGGAGAAACTGCCATGGTTTCTTAGTTCTCTGCCATCTGCTGATTGTGCAAAAGGTGGTCATGGAGCTTACACCAGCAGTGTTGAACTGAAag GCTACGACAATGGCATTATTAAAGCATCGTCATTTCGTACTTATCATACCCCACTCAACAAGCAG ATTGACTATGTTAATTCTATGAGGGCTGCTCGAGAGTTCAGTTCAAGAGTTTCTGATTCTTTGAAG ATTGAGATCTTTCCATATTCAgtgttttatatgttttttgagCAATACCTTCATATATGGAAGACTGCACTGGTCAACCTTGCTATAGCTATTG GTGCAGTATTTATTGTGTGCTTGGTTATCACGAGCAG TTTATGGAGCtcatcaatcattttgttgGTATTGGCAATGATTGTGGTTGATCTTATG GGTGTGATGGCCATTCTGAATATCCAATTGAATGCACTCTCGGTGGTCAACCTTGTTATGTCAGTGGGCATTGCTGTTGAGTTTTGTGTGCATATGACTCATTCTTTCACT GTAGCAAGTGGAGACAGAGATCAACGTGCTAAGGAGGCTTTGGGTACAATGGGTGCTTCAGTGTTCAG TGGTATCACACTAACAAAGCTGGTTGGAGTTATTGTTCTTTGCTTCTCAAGAACAGAAGTGTTTGTG ATTTATTACTTTCGGATGTACTTGTCATTGGTACTTCTTGGTTTCTTGCATGGACTTGTTTTCTTGCCG GTAGTATTAAGCATCTTTGGTCCACCTTCAAGATGTTCAATCATTGAGCAAGAGGAAGATCGTTCATCAACCTCTTCATAG